In Crinalium epipsammum PCC 9333, the genomic window TACTTGAAAAAAGAATTGAATTATGCTCCAGATGAAGGTGCAAAAAACATTTTTATTGTAGTTAATTTCTTCGATTTGCTGCGACGCGAAGAAAGCCGTAAGCAGGTACGACAAAGGGTGGAAAAAATAGTTAATGGAACGAATCCGATTATTAATGGAGAAAACCGGATTCATTTTATTTCTGCTCAATCAACTTTAGATGCAATTTTAGAAGGCAGAGAAAATGACGATTATTTAAAAGCTTTTCAAGCGTTTACTTCTTCAATTGAGAAGTTTTTAACAGTTGAAAGAGGTTCTATATCTATTCAGCAATCTGTCGCAGGACTTAAGCAAATAATTGATATTAGTTGCGATGAATTAAATCAAAAAGAGGAAATATTAACAGGGAAATTGACACTTTTTCAACAAGATAAGCCGAAAATATTTGAACAAATGGCAGAAGTAAGCGGACGCGATGTAAAACTTAGGCTTTTAGGTGAAGCATTGATGCAACAATCTTTAGAAGAAACTATTGAATCTTGGAGTGAATGGGTAGAAGGATTAGGAGAACGCTTGCTTTCAAAAAGTGAGTACTGGACTTCCGAACACGGACATATTATGAGTCAAGACAAGTTAACCAAAGATTATGCTAATAAATTTGTGGATGACATTACCCAAGAAATAGAAAATTGGGGTAATCAAAAAGTACAAGCGATCGTGCAGCAAAATATGGCATTTTTAGAGAATCAAGTTAAGGATGATATCTCTGCAATTCGGCAAGATTTTGAGAAGTTCGACAAGCAACTTAATAGTAACCTGGCAAGCCAATTTAATAATTTGACGATCGCAGGTAATTTTGGTGGCATTGGCACAAGTGGAAGTGGGATTGCTTCATCAATTTCGGAAATAGAGGATGGTGGATTGTTTGGTGGTTTAGGCATTGGTGCAGCAGTTGGCGCGGCGTTAATATTTTTTACAGGACTTGGTTTTATTGGGGTTATTTTAGGTGCTTTAGCTGCTGGTGCTGGTGGTGGTTTGGGTTGGAGTTGGTTAGATGGCGATTCAGTTAAAGCTCAAATTAAGCAAAAAGTTTGTGAATTAGGGTTGGAAAAATTTAATGAATCTGCGGAGTCTATTTTTGGTAAGATCCACGATAAAATTATCGCAATATTTGAAGAAAAACTTGATGCAAGTAGCGGTGTGATGAAAAACGCCGTCTTGGAGTTAGAAAATTTATTAGAACAACAAGAACGACGCGATCGACAAAGCCAACAAGAATGTGATGCTGAAAAAGTTTGGATCGAGAAGAAACGGCAGGAACTATTGCAGGTAGAAAAGCAAATTGAGGCAATTGTAAATCAAAGTGTCGCATAAAATCGCGATCGCTCCTATTTGATCGAGATTAAAGCCGATGGCAAACTTCAATCCCAGAAAGCAATTCAGTGACAGAAGATGGTTAATTGTTAATTGTTCAATCTAATTCACTTTCTAATACAGAAGCGATCGCATTTCGGGCATTACTTTGAAATTCTTTAACATTCACTCGCCTGAGAAGCCAAATAGCCAGTAGCATTCCTACCGCTTGCAGCCCAAATACTAAGCCATAAGCAAATACCAGATTAGTAAACAAGCTTTTACCTATATCTAAAACTGCACCACCCGTAATAGTTGCTAACGCTCTTGCCATTGCTTGAGACAGCCCCCACGCACCGATAAAAGTGCCTGCGGTTTCAGCAGCAGTGAGATCTAACATCAAGCTAATCGCACCTGTCGTGGTAACACCAGAAGCTAAACCAAACAAAAATAACACACCTTGAAATAGCTTCTGATTTTGACTAAATCCCGATAGGATAATAATTACAAAACTAGCTGCTACTAATAAACAACCTAATTTAGTGGTTTTTTGCTTTCCTAAACGCGGCACAATTAAAAATCCAGTTGTACTTAAAGCAACAAGTACTCCCATTCCCCAGAAAGCATTGAGTTTAGTAGTTTCTGAGATTGGCATTCCAAACACTTCAGCACCATAAGGTTCTAAAACCGCCTCCTGCATAAATAAGCTAATAGTCATAACTAGGAGAAACGTAAAAAATATTCCTGTTTGGCGGTTAGCAGTTAATACTCGTAAAGCTTTACCCAGAGTAATACTATCTTCTCGCTCTATTAAAGTAGTACGAGAAGTATATAGAGAATATTTTTTTTCTACACCAACTGTTGCCAAAAATGTTAATCCCAAAACAGTAGCAGGAACCATTACAAATAAACGATTAATTGATGCTTGTAAGGCTTCAATTGGAGCGTCTGTTGCTACCTGTTTTAATAAAACGCTACCAATAATTGCTCCCGTAACAATTCCAACCATTAACATTGACCAGACAATGCCTACAAGTTTGGAACGATTTTCTTCTTCAGAAACATCTACTAACAAAGCTGTAAATGGTGTAGAACTGGCACTTAAGGCTATACCATATAAAGCAAAAATCAAAGCCATCAGTGCAGTCCAGCCGTATGTTTCGGTTGTCCAAGCCCAACCGCCTGTAGAGCGTACAAGGCTGCCCAACTGCCACATAACTTGTACTGCTAGGAAAGATGCGATCGTAAATAAAGTCGCACCTATCCAAACATAACCAGTGCGATGATAACCAAAGATTGGTTTAGCATCAGACCTTTGCCCAAACCAAACTCGTGCAGGTGCAACAAATTGGTGCATTGCCAGCGCACCAGCAGCTACAGTTGCGGGAATACCTAACTCACCAATCATCACTCGGTTAAGAATACCTAATGTGAGAATTGACATAATCCCCAGCCCCATCTGAAATAAGCCCAAGCGGAACATAGTTAGTAAGTTAATTGGGCTTGGCTTACTTGTTGGTGAGGGTGGTTGGGAATCTGAAAAATCACCTATTGCCATAACTACTTCCAAAACGATGCAAATTGTCTTTTAGTACTTTTTTAAAGATATACCTTTAGTAAGAGAAACGCTGGCTGAGAAAGCTGATATTGAGATAGGTAGACAAGAAACTGCTTGCAAAAATGCTCATCCTAGTTTTTTAGAACGCAGATTAACCGCAGATGA contains:
- a CDS encoding dynamin family protein, whose product is MNKSLITPQTVELVSRMTGQKCQEDLSPPALFLAALVTVLVGVMYADGTVSAEEAQRLRTTLTELIPPNNSLRQLAMLMVKGVKEHQFYKKLPEILALTECFAEEEKLLLISFGYQMSAADGTIDKREKQYLKIIANLLGIDGQYLIVLSASFSSQSIGDTAALAEVHSLLDPAQFQSLDSLFVRAASHIIEHLPAKPKPQVNQKHYVSEYQELKKFQEYRQQLNAVCDRLNQILTDGHERAVLTDILTVKIKDTSDKLRSPCFRIAVVGEFSKGKSTLLNALLGEEIQPVRDIPCSGTVTILKYGAQRRVICRYKDKNRLEEEISPEQYQEKASISEEAALGSAEDGLANSEIAEIVFEHPELELCRNGVEIIDSPGLNEVAERTLVTEQVLKTADAVIFLTSAQNTLTEKERELLLYLKKELNYAPDEGAKNIFIVVNFFDLLRREESRKQVRQRVEKIVNGTNPIINGENRIHFISAQSTLDAILEGRENDDYLKAFQAFTSSIEKFLTVERGSISIQQSVAGLKQIIDISCDELNQKEEILTGKLTLFQQDKPKIFEQMAEVSGRDVKLRLLGEALMQQSLEETIESWSEWVEGLGERLLSKSEYWTSEHGHIMSQDKLTKDYANKFVDDITQEIENWGNQKVQAIVQQNMAFLENQVKDDISAIRQDFEKFDKQLNSNLASQFNNLTIAGNFGGIGTSGSGIASSISEIEDGGLFGGLGIGAAVGAALIFFTGLGFIGVILGALAAGAGGGLGWSWLDGDSVKAQIKQKVCELGLEKFNESAESIFGKIHDKIIAIFEEKLDASSGVMKNAVLELENLLEQQERRDRQSQQECDAEKVWIEKKRQELLQVEKQIEAIVNQSVA
- a CDS encoding BCD family MFS transporter, yielding MAIGDFSDSQPPSPTSKPSPINLLTMFRLGLFQMGLGIMSILTLGILNRVMIGELGIPATVAAGALAMHQFVAPARVWFGQRSDAKPIFGYHRTGYVWIGATLFTIASFLAVQVMWQLGSLVRSTGGWAWTTETYGWTALMALIFALYGIALSASSTPFTALLVDVSEEENRSKLVGIVWSMLMVGIVTGAIIGSVLLKQVATDAPIEALQASINRLFVMVPATVLGLTFLATVGVEKKYSLYTSRTTLIEREDSITLGKALRVLTANRQTGIFFTFLLVMTISLFMQEAVLEPYGAEVFGMPISETTKLNAFWGMGVLVALSTTGFLIVPRLGKQKTTKLGCLLVAASFVIIILSGFSQNQKLFQGVLFLFGLASGVTTTGAISLMLDLTAAETAGTFIGAWGLSQAMARALATITGGAVLDIGKSLFTNLVFAYGLVFGLQAVGMLLAIWLLRRVNVKEFQSNARNAIASVLESELD